In Streptomyces sp. NBC_01707, a genomic segment contains:
- a CDS encoding serine/threonine-protein kinase: MPQEAISDRYELLEELSHGGMGDVWRGYDAVLDRPVAVKLIRQASVTSPQLAEEFAKRFRREARITARIQHPGVPQVYDAVLDESYERLFLVMELVDGIPLSAYLHPDRPLPVSWAAAVAAQVATVLSYAHDVPVIHRDLKPGNILVARDGTVKVLDFGIAAILRTDVTKLTATGSPIGTHQYMSPEQVRGGRITPQTDLYALGCVLHELLSGRLVFEADNEFLLMYQHVNAAPTPLRKLRPDVPEALEELVLHLLRKAPEARPEDTQAVYARLLPFLPPPGQEPGAAEAGPAGAPDPTGVFRHPFAPRARAQAPAPGGSTPTAVLPGAQPVPVPAQLREDIKEAYAHSDALLEEERFAQAAEVLGEVIEPAALALGSENKPVLALRRQRAAIRLLGGDYRAALPEFDALADAYARIAGPTSEQARACRAQAARCRAELGQVTDALAALQGVLNVVRTVDSDVSEEAVELRHNIGMLLLAQGRAAEARQVLEPLHQDMCMVFGPDDEMTVEIAEALAVIRLGLDGDAAG, encoded by the coding sequence GTGCCGCAGGAGGCGATCTCCGACCGTTACGAACTCCTGGAGGAGCTCAGCCACGGCGGCATGGGCGACGTGTGGCGCGGTTATGACGCCGTGCTCGACCGGCCCGTCGCCGTGAAGCTCATCCGGCAGGCGTCGGTCACCTCCCCGCAGTTGGCCGAGGAGTTCGCCAAGCGTTTCCGTCGCGAGGCCCGCATCACCGCGCGCATCCAGCACCCCGGCGTGCCGCAGGTGTACGACGCGGTGCTCGACGAGTCGTACGAGCGGCTGTTCCTGGTGATGGAGCTGGTCGACGGCATACCGCTGTCCGCCTACCTCCACCCCGACCGCCCGCTGCCCGTCAGCTGGGCGGCCGCCGTCGCCGCGCAGGTCGCGACCGTGCTGTCGTACGCGCACGACGTGCCGGTGATCCACCGGGACCTCAAGCCGGGCAACATCCTCGTCGCACGCGACGGCACCGTGAAGGTCCTCGACTTCGGTATCGCGGCGATTCTGCGCACCGACGTCACCAAGCTGACCGCGACCGGCAGCCCCATCGGCACCCACCAGTACATGTCGCCCGAGCAGGTCCGCGGCGGACGCATCACCCCGCAGACCGATCTGTATGCGCTGGGCTGTGTGCTGCACGAACTCCTCAGCGGGCGCCTCGTGTTCGAGGCGGACAACGAGTTCCTGCTGATGTATCAGCACGTCAACGCTGCCCCCACCCCGCTGCGAAAGCTGCGGCCCGACGTGCCGGAGGCGCTGGAGGAGCTCGTCCTTCACCTGCTGCGCAAAGCGCCCGAGGCGCGGCCCGAAGATACCCAGGCGGTGTACGCGCGGCTGCTCCCGTTCCTCCCGCCACCCGGCCAGGAGCCCGGCGCGGCCGAGGCCGGGCCGGCCGGCGCACCCGACCCGACGGGCGTGTTCCGTCACCCGTTCGCGCCCCGCGCCCGCGCCCAGGCCCCCGCACCCGGTGGTTCGACGCCGACAGCCGTCCTCCCGGGGGCCCAGCCGGTGCCCGTCCCCGCCCAGCTGCGCGAGGACATCAAGGAGGCGTATGCCCATTCCGACGCCCTTCTGGAGGAGGAGCGGTTCGCGCAGGCCGCCGAGGTGCTCGGCGAGGTCATCGAACCCGCGGCCCTCGCCCTCGGCTCCGAGAACAAGCCGGTCCTGGCGCTGCGCCGCCAGCGAGCAGCGATCCGCCTCCTCGGCGGCGACTACCGGGCCGCCCTGCCCGAGTTCGACGCCCTCGCCGACGCATACGCCCGCATCGCCGGACCCACCAGTGAGCAGGCCCGCGCCTGCCGTGCTCAGGCGGCCCGCTGCCGCGCCGAACTCGGCCAGGTCACCGACGCGCTCGCCGCGCTCCAGGGTGTGCTGAACGTCGTACGGACCGTCGACAGCGACGTCAGCGAGGAAGCCGTGGAACTGCGGCACAACATCGGGATGCTGCTGCTCGCCCAGGGCCGGGCCGCCGAAGCCCGGCAAGTCCTCGAACCGCTCCACCAAGACATGTGCATGGTGTTCGGCCCCGACGACGAGATGACCGTCGAGATCGCCGAGGCACTCGCCGTGATCCGCCTCGGCCTCGACGGCGACGCCGCCGGATGA
- the drmB gene encoding DrmB family protein, with product MGLRSGSRRRLDREGQEPPPQGVLGRLGAVRRAQQITTYGVGAMVAIGDQSFLVSGLDSWKVGPDFDIHEPRLESDLHVRGFHLPPASDPPAGDGVRVRRFPTTYSCQGCGALKPYNGFNSPKGRGHCGQCDRAVIPSRFIVACAQGHLSEFPYWEWTHRRREAASPGSTDRCRMKLISTGRTASLRSIVIECSCGKKASLEGAFSGKEMARLGITCKGHRPWLGDEATQPGCGEALQALQRGASAAWFPVVRSALTIPPWHKALMQLVMRREHRRHLVGKDDARIAEYALDEGWLADGRYTTADIVDAVRTLEAAEREEDADPENPDAFELADRLRAEEFRQLSSTTEDTPENQHFVCVPPNVTAGSPAVPGVEQTMLVKRLREVRALTAFTRVTAPMPSDPPGRRARLHRGTVSWLPAIEVIGEGVFVRLDTDRLRAWEARVESEPAGARVKALRQRHLKMLRDRGDTQPQSPVSPRLVLVHTLAHALINEWSLDCGYPAAALRERLYVSDEMAGFLLYTATSDSAGSLGGIIAQGQPDRLASSLDAALRRISWCSADPLCMEVDASGTGGLNLAACHACVLLPETSCELNNILLDRALLVGSPELGITGYYPRADE from the coding sequence ATGGGACTTCGTTCGGGCAGCCGACGACGCCTCGACCGAGAGGGCCAGGAGCCGCCGCCCCAAGGCGTACTGGGACGGCTCGGCGCGGTGCGCCGCGCCCAGCAGATCACGACCTACGGCGTCGGGGCGATGGTCGCCATCGGCGACCAGTCGTTCCTGGTGAGCGGACTGGACAGCTGGAAGGTCGGACCGGACTTCGACATCCACGAACCCCGACTCGAAAGCGACCTGCACGTACGGGGTTTCCACCTGCCCCCGGCGTCCGATCCACCCGCCGGTGACGGGGTACGCGTGCGACGCTTCCCCACCACGTACTCGTGCCAAGGATGCGGCGCACTGAAGCCCTACAACGGGTTCAACTCGCCCAAGGGCCGCGGCCACTGCGGACAATGCGACCGGGCGGTCATCCCCTCCCGCTTCATCGTGGCCTGCGCGCAGGGCCACCTGTCCGAGTTCCCCTACTGGGAGTGGACCCACCGACGCCGGGAAGCCGCATCCCCCGGATCGACGGATCGATGCCGGATGAAACTGATCTCCACCGGGCGCACCGCATCCCTGCGCTCCATCGTGATCGAATGCAGCTGCGGCAAGAAGGCCTCCCTCGAGGGAGCCTTCAGCGGTAAGGAGATGGCACGGCTGGGCATCACCTGCAAGGGTCACCGTCCCTGGCTCGGTGACGAGGCGACGCAGCCAGGCTGCGGGGAAGCCCTGCAGGCCCTGCAGCGAGGTGCGTCCGCGGCCTGGTTCCCTGTGGTCCGCTCCGCCCTGACCATTCCGCCGTGGCACAAGGCGTTGATGCAGCTCGTGATGCGGCGCGAGCACCGCAGGCATCTCGTCGGCAAGGACGACGCACGCATCGCCGAGTACGCCTTGGACGAGGGCTGGTTGGCCGACGGCCGCTACACCACCGCGGACATCGTCGACGCCGTGCGCACCCTCGAGGCGGCCGAGCGCGAGGAGGACGCCGACCCGGAGAACCCGGATGCCTTCGAACTGGCGGACCGGCTACGCGCCGAGGAGTTCCGTCAGCTCAGCTCCACCACCGAGGACACCCCCGAGAACCAACACTTCGTGTGCGTCCCCCCAAACGTCACGGCCGGCTCACCGGCCGTGCCCGGCGTCGAGCAGACGATGCTGGTCAAGCGGCTGCGTGAAGTGCGTGCCCTGACCGCGTTCACCCGGGTCACCGCCCCGATGCCGTCCGACCCGCCCGGTCGGCGTGCCCGGCTGCACCGCGGCACGGTTTCCTGGCTTCCCGCGATCGAGGTGATCGGCGAGGGCGTCTTCGTTCGACTGGACACCGACCGTCTGCGCGCGTGGGAGGCGAGGGTGGAATCCGAACCGGCGGGCGCGCGGGTGAAGGCCCTGCGGCAGCGGCACCTGAAGATGCTTCGCGACCGCGGCGACACGCAGCCTCAATCACCGGTGTCCCCCCGACTGGTCCTCGTGCACACGCTGGCACACGCACTCATCAACGAGTGGAGCCTGGACTGCGGCTACCCCGCCGCCGCCCTGCGGGAGCGACTGTACGTCTCGGACGAGATGGCGGGCTTCCTCCTGTACACGGCGACCAGCGACTCGGCCGGTAGTCTCGGCGGCATCATCGCCCAAGGACAGCCCGATCGACTCGCCTCCTCACTCGATGCGGCACTGCGCCGCATATCGTGGTGCTCGGCCGACCCGCTGTGCATGGAGGTCGACGCCAGCGGCACGGGTGGACTCAACCTCGCCGCGTGCCACGCATGCGTCCTGCTTCCAGAGACCAGTTGCGAACTGAACAACATCCTGCTTGACCGGGCGCTGCTCGTGGGCTCCCCAGAGCTGGGGATCACCGGCTACTACCCCCGGGCAGACGAGTGA
- a CDS encoding UvrD-helicase domain-containing protein, translating into MPHLAFDIGFCAQLSKLHGAEKQGVFDAWEKFERLTLDQLFKDPGLKLESLKQAKDPHIRTIRIAQGTRGVVLAPDSGDTFVLLRVMPHDKAIAWAIKQRASINTVTRAVEIRDIAMLDELTPAYERIAAAPDERLFAKVSDGDLAALGIDETTLRQARVLTSKEQLEAFAPYFPQDQREVLEYLAEGFTVEDVWRDLVSVNLPTSESDPVDTTDYATAIRHTRTRIALVTASDELRDILDKPFTAWRVYLHPSQHKVAYRASYSGPAQVTGGPGTGKTVVALHRVKHLLQFLRDGDRVLLTTYTNALVAALRTGLTTLIEDEELLARVDITTVDALASRVVSTARRPLRSGEEGTLWQQAARATGFAGTAQFLAQEYKHVILAQNLRSQEEYETADRRGRGSRLPAAERPLVWRTVQDFTDRLTADGLRTYLGTCAEAADLLLTNGPLYRHIVVDEAQDLHPAQWRLLRAAAPARPDDLFIAGDPHQRIYDTRVSLLSLGIKVAGRSTKLRKNYRSTHEILSWSTALLVGRPFEQLEDDARNETLLGYRSALHGHGPEIHAAASEEAELDALVDHIRAWTENGVAPGEIGVTTRFNKSVEKALARLATADIPAVKLRADAPEGTDAVRIGTMHSFKGLEFRCVAVTGVNADALPAPKAVTPIEVDRLQHEADLLSERCLLFVACTRARDGLYVSWTGEPSRFLAEARVC; encoded by the coding sequence ATGCCGCACCTCGCCTTCGACATAGGCTTCTGCGCCCAGCTCAGCAAACTCCACGGCGCCGAGAAACAGGGCGTCTTCGACGCGTGGGAGAAGTTCGAACGCCTCACCCTCGACCAGCTCTTCAAGGACCCCGGCCTGAAGCTGGAGTCACTGAAGCAGGCCAAGGACCCGCACATCCGCACCATCCGCATCGCCCAGGGCACCCGCGGCGTCGTCCTCGCCCCCGACAGCGGCGACACCTTCGTACTCCTGCGCGTGATGCCGCACGACAAAGCCATCGCCTGGGCGATCAAGCAGCGCGCCAGCATCAACACGGTCACCCGCGCCGTCGAGATCCGCGACATCGCCATGCTGGACGAGCTGACCCCCGCGTATGAGCGGATTGCCGCCGCGCCCGACGAGCGGCTCTTCGCCAAGGTCTCCGATGGTGACCTGGCCGCCCTCGGCATCGACGAGACCACCCTGCGCCAGGCCCGTGTTCTCACCAGCAAGGAGCAGCTGGAGGCCTTCGCCCCCTACTTCCCGCAGGACCAACGTGAGGTTCTGGAGTACCTCGCCGAGGGCTTCACCGTGGAGGACGTCTGGCGCGACCTGGTATCGGTCAACCTCCCCACCTCCGAGTCCGATCCGGTCGACACGACCGACTATGCGACCGCCATCCGCCACACCCGCACCCGTATCGCCCTCGTCACCGCCTCCGACGAACTCCGCGACATCCTCGACAAGCCGTTCACCGCCTGGCGGGTCTACCTCCACCCCTCCCAACACAAGGTCGCCTACCGGGCCAGCTACTCCGGACCCGCGCAGGTGACCGGCGGCCCCGGCACCGGAAAAACCGTCGTCGCCCTGCACCGCGTCAAGCACCTGCTGCAGTTCCTGCGCGACGGCGACCGCGTCCTGCTGACGACGTACACCAACGCCCTCGTCGCCGCACTGCGCACCGGGCTGACCACACTCATCGAGGACGAGGAACTGCTCGCCCGCGTGGACATCACCACCGTCGACGCCCTCGCCAGCCGCGTCGTCTCCACCGCGCGCCGCCCGCTGCGCAGCGGGGAAGAGGGGACCCTCTGGCAGCAGGCCGCCCGGGCCACGGGCTTCGCCGGCACAGCCCAGTTCCTGGCCCAGGAGTACAAGCACGTCATCCTGGCCCAGAACCTGCGGAGCCAGGAGGAGTACGAGACCGCCGACCGGCGTGGGCGGGGCAGCCGCCTCCCCGCCGCCGAACGCCCCCTGGTGTGGCGAACAGTCCAGGACTTCACCGACCGCCTCACAGCCGACGGCCTGCGCACCTACCTGGGAACATGCGCGGAGGCCGCCGACCTGCTGCTGACTAACGGGCCGCTGTACCGGCACATCGTCGTCGACGAGGCCCAGGACCTGCACCCGGCCCAATGGCGGCTGCTGCGTGCAGCTGCCCCGGCGCGCCCCGACGACCTGTTCATCGCCGGCGACCCTCATCAGCGCATCTACGACACGAGGGTCTCCCTGCTATCCCTCGGCATCAAGGTCGCCGGGCGCTCCACCAAGCTGCGGAAGAACTACCGCTCCACACACGAGATCCTCAGCTGGTCCACCGCCCTCCTCGTCGGCCGCCCCTTCGAGCAGCTGGAGGACGACGCCCGCAACGAGACCCTCCTCGGCTACCGTTCGGCCCTGCACGGCCACGGCCCCGAGATTCACGCGGCTGCGTCGGAGGAAGCCGAACTCGACGCGCTCGTGGACCACATACGCGCATGGACGGAGAACGGCGTGGCACCCGGCGAGATCGGAGTCACCACCCGTTTCAACAAAAGCGTCGAGAAGGCTCTCGCGAGGCTGGCGACCGCCGACATCCCAGCAGTGAAGCTGAGGGCCGATGCACCGGAAGGAACGGACGCCGTCCGCATCGGCACCATGCACTCTTTCAAGGGCCTGGAATTCCGCTGCGTCGCCGTGACCGGTGTGAACGCAGATGCCCTGCCGGCGCCGAAGGCCGTGACACCCATCGAGGTGGACCGCCTCCAGCACGAAGCCGACCTCCTGTCCGAACGCTGCCTGCTGTTCGTGGCATGCACACGTGCGCGGGACGGGCTGTATGTGTCATGGACGGGGGAGCCGAGCCGGTTCTTGGCGGAGGCGAGGGTGTGTTAG
- a CDS encoding GIY-YIG nuclease family protein produces MSAEGLISPDRLWAAAEVMGQPGPVPAVPGVYGWRFTESPYEGLPTDELLYVGIAPRHMATRSSTQNLRTRVRYHFRGNAEGSTLRLTLGCLLGLELRRVGSGKRMTFGKQGEAELTEWLAEHARVCWVEHLEPWHMESELIGELDLPLNLDQNRHNAFHAQLKEIRAKARQRARELPIGE; encoded by the coding sequence ATGAGCGCCGAGGGTCTGATAAGTCCGGACCGCCTGTGGGCGGCGGCCGAGGTGATGGGGCAGCCAGGGCCAGTGCCGGCGGTGCCGGGGGTTTACGGGTGGCGGTTCACCGAGTCACCGTATGAGGGGCTGCCGACGGATGAGTTGCTGTACGTGGGGATTGCACCCCGGCACATGGCGACGCGGAGCAGCACGCAGAACCTGCGGACGCGGGTGCGGTATCACTTCCGCGGTAACGCGGAGGGGTCCACATTGCGACTCACCCTCGGCTGCCTGTTGGGCCTGGAATTGCGACGTGTAGGCAGTGGCAAGCGGATGACGTTCGGGAAGCAGGGCGAGGCGGAGCTGACGGAGTGGTTGGCCGAGCACGCTCGGGTGTGCTGGGTGGAGCACCTGGAGCCGTGGCATATGGAGAGCGAGCTCATTGGGGAGCTCGACCTGCCGCTGAATCTCGACCAGAACCGGCACAACGCCTTCCATGCCCAGCTGAAGGAGATTCGGGCCAAGGCGCGGCAGCGGGCGCGTGAGCTACCGATCGGGGAGTGA
- a CDS encoding helicase-related protein — protein sequence MNDHREHYRFRDELVHRLRRDLLGPTGADADSTETIGDWPATSYALGVLFPRIRDTDGLTAEARELDHDDADSTLTVDETPDTGVTLANVRKPSALGLTFAVDPAVCQTVTVTVTAAVYDPVDKAGVPTTAERAERRTTDEQDLYWRRRPLSLPPVPVDVTELRQEPRPLAPGLELRVRVRRPSGPRGVVAVTTTLVNTHEIASGQIQDTSCFFQTQIRVATGDGSLALVERPAPPSTDDEVVLSRLLHRHAPNFATGHGCAADWHWRPPTPRDLRPQDCVPAATSAVWSEFAPSHEVLLTDSNPDIAVDSLGMRRLADADDTDVVRALRGLTTAYGAWIADRGIDASTLRAHHRVDADFARVLDRQLELCDRARQRMDSGIALLERDPQAMRAFRLANRAMATQRARTSWIKKGRVGEPVEDGVWRPFQIGFLLLCLDGITDPNHPDRETADLLWFPTGGGKTEAYLGLIAFTTFLRRLRLGERGAGVTVLMRYTLRLLTLQQFERASALICAMEHMRRKEPEALGDEPISIGMWVGKAATPNYLTTKQDKEKSAETGLRRLAEGKQLHEANPVQLRSCPWCGTALDHHAYTVEAQERRLAIRCPNAGCAFRRGLPVHLVDEAVYHYHPTLVIATADKFAQIAWREQVAAIFNQDIEHLDTPPPELIVQDELHLISGPLGTLAGLYEAAIDLACDRPKIIASTATIRRAQDQGKALFDRPEVAQFPPAGLDARDSWFAVETPADKKATRRYVGLLAPGTSQATLLVRAYAALLHHAAVIDGSDKTRDAYWTLVGYFNSLRLLAAAELQVRDDVHRRLELLASNDGLPNLRAREVDRITELTSRVASSRIPDKLAELETGWPKTASDVVLATNMISVGVDVDRLGLMAVLGQPQTTAEYIQATSRVGRLHPGLVVTLFNSARSRDRSHYEGFVPYHSALYRQVESTSVTPFSPRARDRALHAAFIGLARLTIPDARSNTDAGNVKGYADRLVDLRNALVARAQNIDLVEAGHVAQEIDWIIEDWCAYAADNPHLVYEAPRRRRPGEKRPADTALLRAHNDDDLTEAIETMWSFRDVDVESDLYLEA from the coding sequence ATGAATGACCATCGCGAGCACTATCGGTTCAGGGACGAACTGGTCCATCGGCTGCGCCGCGACCTCCTCGGTCCCACGGGGGCGGACGCCGATTCGACGGAGACCATCGGCGACTGGCCCGCCACCAGTTATGCCCTCGGTGTGCTCTTCCCGCGCATACGGGACACGGACGGTCTCACCGCCGAGGCCCGTGAACTCGACCACGACGACGCCGACTCCACCCTGACCGTGGACGAGACCCCGGACACCGGCGTCACCCTGGCGAACGTCCGCAAGCCCTCGGCCCTGGGGCTGACCTTCGCCGTCGACCCCGCGGTCTGCCAGACCGTCACCGTCACCGTCACCGCCGCCGTGTACGACCCGGTCGACAAAGCCGGCGTCCCCACCACGGCCGAGCGTGCGGAACGGCGCACGACCGACGAGCAGGACCTGTACTGGCGGCGGCGCCCCCTGTCCCTTCCGCCCGTGCCGGTGGACGTCACCGAGTTGCGCCAGGAACCGCGCCCCCTCGCCCCCGGTCTCGAACTACGCGTACGGGTACGCCGCCCCAGCGGTCCCCGCGGCGTCGTCGCCGTGACCACGACCCTGGTCAACACCCACGAGATCGCATCGGGGCAGATCCAGGACACCTCCTGCTTCTTCCAGACACAGATCCGTGTCGCGACCGGCGACGGCTCCCTGGCTCTGGTGGAGCGGCCCGCGCCGCCCAGTACGGACGACGAGGTGGTCCTGAGCCGACTGCTGCACCGGCACGCCCCCAACTTCGCCACCGGACACGGCTGCGCGGCGGACTGGCATTGGCGCCCCCCCACACCGCGCGACCTGCGGCCGCAGGACTGTGTACCGGCCGCGACGTCAGCGGTGTGGAGCGAATTCGCACCCTCCCACGAGGTGCTGCTGACCGACTCCAACCCGGACATCGCTGTGGACTCGCTGGGCATGCGGCGGCTGGCCGACGCCGACGACACCGACGTCGTCCGGGCTCTGCGAGGGCTGACCACCGCCTACGGCGCCTGGATCGCGGATCGCGGCATCGACGCATCGACGCTGCGCGCCCACCATCGCGTGGACGCCGACTTCGCGCGGGTTCTCGACCGACAGCTCGAGCTGTGCGACCGGGCCAGGCAACGCATGGACTCGGGTATCGCTCTTTTGGAGCGCGATCCTCAGGCCATGCGTGCATTCCGCCTGGCCAACCGTGCCATGGCAACCCAGCGAGCCCGCACGTCGTGGATCAAGAAGGGCAGAGTCGGCGAGCCCGTCGAAGACGGAGTCTGGCGTCCCTTCCAGATCGGGTTCCTCCTGCTGTGCCTGGACGGCATCACCGACCCCAACCACCCCGATCGGGAGACCGCGGACCTGCTCTGGTTCCCCACCGGCGGCGGCAAGACCGAGGCCTACCTCGGTCTCATCGCCTTCACCACCTTCCTGCGCCGCCTGCGCCTCGGGGAGCGGGGTGCGGGTGTGACCGTGCTCATGCGATACACGCTCCGTCTCCTGACACTGCAGCAGTTCGAACGGGCCTCCGCACTCATCTGCGCCATGGAACACATGCGCCGCAAGGAGCCCGAGGCTCTCGGAGACGAGCCGATCTCCATCGGCATGTGGGTCGGCAAAGCCGCCACCCCCAACTACCTGACCACCAAACAGGACAAGGAGAAGTCCGCGGAGACGGGCCTGCGCAGGCTGGCCGAAGGCAAACAGCTCCACGAAGCCAATCCCGTGCAGCTCAGGTCCTGCCCCTGGTGCGGGACCGCACTGGACCACCACGCCTACACCGTGGAAGCACAGGAGCGGCGCCTGGCGATCCGCTGCCCGAACGCCGGCTGTGCATTCCGCCGGGGCCTGCCGGTGCACCTGGTGGACGAAGCCGTCTACCACTACCACCCCACCCTGGTGATCGCGACAGCCGACAAGTTCGCTCAGATCGCCTGGCGCGAACAGGTGGCGGCGATCTTCAACCAGGACATCGAACACCTCGACACCCCGCCACCGGAACTGATCGTCCAGGACGAGCTGCACCTGATCTCCGGACCGCTCGGAACCCTCGCCGGACTCTACGAGGCGGCGATCGACCTGGCCTGCGACCGCCCGAAGATCATCGCGTCCACGGCGACCATCCGTCGCGCCCAGGACCAAGGAAAGGCCCTCTTCGACCGACCGGAGGTGGCCCAGTTCCCGCCCGCGGGCCTCGACGCCCGGGACTCCTGGTTCGCCGTCGAGACGCCGGCGGACAAGAAGGCGACCCGCCGCTACGTCGGGCTCCTCGCCCCCGGCACCTCCCAGGCCACGCTGCTGGTGCGCGCCTACGCGGCGCTGCTGCACCACGCGGCTGTCATCGACGGCAGTGACAAGACACGCGACGCCTACTGGACCTTGGTGGGCTACTTCAACAGCCTTCGCCTCCTGGCCGCCGCCGAGCTGCAGGTCCGAGACGACGTCCACCGGCGTCTGGAGCTCTTGGCGAGCAACGACGGCCTGCCAAACCTGCGTGCGCGAGAGGTGGACCGGATCACCGAGTTGACCAGCCGCGTGGCGTCCAGCCGCATCCCCGACAAACTCGCGGAGTTGGAGACCGGCTGGCCCAAGACCGCCTCCGACGTCGTCCTGGCCACGAACATGATCTCCGTGGGGGTGGACGTCGACCGTCTGGGCCTCATGGCGGTGCTGGGACAGCCCCAGACCACAGCGGAGTACATCCAGGCGACCAGTCGGGTGGGGCGTCTGCACCCCGGGCTCGTCGTCACCCTCTTCAACTCGGCTCGCTCCCGTGACCGTTCGCACTACGAGGGGTTCGTCCCCTACCACTCGGCCCTGTACCGGCAGGTCGAGTCCACCAGCGTCACCCCCTTCTCGCCGCGAGCGCGCGACCGTGCCCTGCACGCCGCGTTCATCGGGCTCGCCCGCCTCACCATCCCCGACGCCCGCTCCAACACTGACGCAGGCAACGTCAAGGGCTACGCCGACCGACTCGTCGATCTGAGGAACGCGCTCGTCGCGAGGGCTCAAAACATCGACCTGGTCGAGGCCGGCCACGTGGCGCAGGAGATCGACTGGATCATCGAGGACTGGTGCGCGTACGCCGCCGACAACCCGCACCTGGTGTACGAGGCACCCCGGCGCCGACGCCCCGGCGAGAAACGCCCGGCGGACACCGCACTCCTGCGCGCCCACAACGACGACGACCTGACCGAAGCCATCGAAACCATGTGGAGTTTCCGCGACGTGGACGTCGAATCCGACCTGTATTTGGAGGCCTGA
- a CDS encoding DUF397 domain-containing protein, protein MAELLQEFVTVGDRLLRHLAPGVREEQSRSGVKCDRCVAPPSSGRGATRLERGNGRRAGGCGGRWRPVGLPQAGRTPPRPSDSSGGGGECVEIAAAADGIYIRDSKVRSGPVLTVTPQAWARLVRLAADQTI, encoded by the coding sequence GTGGCTGAGCTCCTCCAGGAGTTCGTAACGGTCGGAGATCGCCTCCTGCGGCACCTTGCCCCCGGTGTACGTGAAGAACAGTCACGGTCAGGGGTCAAGTGTGACCGCTGCGTCGCTCCGCCGTCCAGCGGTCGTGGTGCGACAAGGCTTGAGCGCGGCAATGGACGACGGGCGGGAGGGTGCGGCGGCCGGTGGCGGCCGGTCGGCCTCCCGCAGGCAGGACGTACTCCGCCCAGACCGTCTGACAGCAGCGGCGGGGGTGGCGAGTGTGTAGAGATCGCAGCCGCCGCCGACGGCATATACATCCGGGACTCGAAGGTCCGATCCGGACCGGTTCTGACGGTCACCCCCCAGGCGTGGGCCAGGCTCGTCAGGCTGGCCGCCGATCAGACCATCTGA